GTGGATGTGCATCGTCTTGGCGATTTGGCCGGCGGTCGCGCCGAGTTCGACCGCGAGGACGAGTTCGTGGACGATTTCGGCCCCTTGTTCGCCGACTACGTGCGCGCCGAGTAGCTCGTCGGTGTCGGCGTCGGTGACGAGTTTGACGAATCCTTCGGTCTCACCGAGTGCCTTCGGCTTGCCCTGGTCAGTGAAGTTCTGGGGCCGATGCCCACCTCGTACCCTTCGTCCCGAACTTCCTGTTCGGTCAGCCCGACGTGACCGACCTGTGGGTCAGTAAATACCGCCCATGGGACGGTTCGCCCCTCGGTGCTGATCTCCTCGTCTTTCGCGAGATGCCGATACAGGAGGTCTGCATCGTCACGAGCGGAGTGGGTGAACATCGGCGGCGGCCCGCTCACGTCGCCGATGGCGTAGACACCGTCAGCAGTCGTTCTGAAGCTATCGTCGGTCTCGATGAACCCTGGGTCGTCAACCGACACGCCGACGTCTTTGAGCCCGAGACCGTCCGTGTTCGGCGTCTGCCCAGCGGCGAGCGCGTCATCTGAGACAATGATTGTGCTGGTACCATTGGCGTCGACGCGGATGCCGTCGCCGACCTCTGCTAGTGCCGTCACGGGTGCATTGGTCTGGACGGTGATCCCTTCGTCTTCGAAGGCAGTCTCGATGACCCCGCTTACCTCCGGGTCCTCGTCCGGGAGGAGGCAGGCGGTCGCCGCGCTGGAAGACGGTGACGTTTGAGGCGAATCGGTTGTATATCTGGGCGTACTCGCAGCCGACGTACCCACCCCCGATGACGGCCAGCGAGTCAGGAATTACGTCGAGGTCGAGCAAATCAATACTGTCGTGGACTTCGACGTTGTTGAGGCCGTCGATTGTCGGCTTCGCCGGGCGAGCACCTGTATTGATGACGACCCGTTCGGCAGAGAGCGTGTGATCGTCGACGCGGACCTCGTGCGGGGATTCGAAGACGCCGTGGCCCTCGACGAAGTCGATATTTTCGTTGCCCTCAACGTTCTTGTAGGCTCCCTCGCGAATGCTCTGGAAATATCGTCCTTGCGCTCGACGATTGGGTCCATGTCGTCCTGGATGGCGCCGTTGATGTCGGACGGATATCTCGAACCCAATATAACGAGATTCCGCCCCCATGTCGAGTACTCGCTGACTGACGCTGGGAATGAGGTGAAAACCCGTCTCAAACCACTGTTGGAGTGGGCCTCGACGGCCGAGTGACTACCGACGAGTGACCGTTTGTGTGATGTAACCAACCGTTCGATAGTCTGCTAAGACAGTTCTGTGCCTTTTACTGCTCATACCTGACCAGCCGTCCCTGACACCTGAGAAAACGTCTGCTGACCTTCAAAATCCCCGCCAAATGACAAATTCTCTACGAAAACGCTCGAAGCCAAGGGTGAGAGTACGCAGCCGGAGCTCGCTGAGTCAATGCTCCTCCCGACCTAAATTATTTGTTACACAAACCGAAGGGAGCAGGATCAGCATCCGCTAGCACACATCGGATCTGACTGCTGTCAACTTCCCTCTGATTTGAAAATGTTCGCTGTGTCCCGACGACATCCGGGTTTTGAAACTCTGTTCTGCGAGAGTCGACCTCAGAACGTGATGATTTCGTAGTCGTCGTCAACGAGGTCCCGAATGCTGGGGTGACCTTCGTTTTCGTCAAGCCGAACTGCCCCTGCTTCGTCGACAGCGTCGCCGACGCCGAATGCCCCGGCGCAGTAGTCGCAGACCGCCATGTCGTCGCGAACGGACTGGTAGAGGTCGTGGTAGTCGTGGTCCTCGTCTTCGAGTTTGGGAACCCACTGTGTTCCGGCGCCGTCGAAGATGAGTTCGACATCGTCGCCCTCCGTCTCGGCGAACTCTTTGGCAGTTTCGAGGCCGTTCACGATGCGGCCCAGATCGGCGTGCGATTCGGTACCGGCCAGAATGATGACGGCTGCTTTCGCCATGACGAATCCTCGTTAGTCTGCGAGACGTAAGTAGCGGGTGACAACGGCTATTCCGGCCGCGATTACGAGCAGACTGATTGGTAAGCCCTTAAACTAACAGAGGGGTCGTGGCGGATCGTTTAGAGTTCGACGGAAGACGCGTCTGCGACGTCGAACTTCATCACTTCCGGTTCGCCGGCGAGGAGGTCCGGAAGTGCCTTCTCGAACTCCTGGAAATGGTCCGTCTCCGCGTGCGCCTCAAACGCAGCTTCGTCTTCGTATTGTTCGAAGAATCGGAATACGTTCGAATCTTCGACATCCGTCGCGACTCGGTAGTCAATGACGCCGTTCTCGTTACGGGACTGTTCGGCGAGCGATGTAATCCGGTCGAGCGCTTCGTCGTGACTATCAGGGTCGATCGGAAATATCGCGTGAACAACGAGCATTACAAAGCACTCAACAAGAAGGAGACGTAAAGCTACTCGGCCGAGTTACATCGGGTCTGCAACGCGACGAGCAGATTTGGCTCTTCTTCCCTCGTAGTCGTATCCTCTGATGGCAGCCTTCCTACACCGGGATAGGGGTCACGATGGGCCTGCACAACTGTTAGTGATGGTGGTGTTGACTATTCCCGCCGCGAGAAAACTGTCCAGCAAACGCCCGCTGGACGACTTCCGGCAACGCAGGGTGGATGTGGACTGACTCACGGATATCCTGGACAGTCCCAGACCCGGCTTTCATTGCGACGACGACCTCCTGAATGAGCGTTGACGCATCCGGTCCGATGATGTGACAGCCCAGAATCTCACCCTCTAAATCGATGAGCACCTTCACGAACCCCTCAGCATGCATCGCATCGCCACGCGCAGTATCCTCGAAGCGGTATGTATTAGTCGCGTATTCGCGGTCCGCCGCTCGTAACGCTTCCTCGTGGGCACCGACGCCAGCGACCTCGGGCGACCCGAACACCGCGAACGGAATCGCCGTGTAATCTATCGGTTCGAGGTCCTCGCCGAAGATGTTCCGCGCGACGGTCTGGGCCTCGTGGTTGGCGTTGTGTTTCAGGAGGTACTCGCCGACGATGTCACCGAGCGCCCAGACGCCGTCGGCGGTCGTCCGGAGGTACTCGTCGGTCTCGATGAATCCGTCAGCGTCCGTTTTCACGCCTGCGGCCTTCAGATTCAGCGTGTCGGAATTCGGCGTCCGGCCGGTCGCGACCAGCAGTTCGTCGCCCGTGACACTCACCGACTCGTCGGAACTCTCGCTGTCTTCGCCCTGCGGATACGTTCGTGCGTCTACGGTAATTCCCTCTTCTGATTCGGTCGCGGTAACCGCTTCGTAGCCGGTGTACACGTCGAACCGCTCGGCGTACCGGTCGGTGAACGCCTCCGCAACTTCCTCGTCGGCGGACGGGAGCAAGTGCGGTCGGCGGCCGATGATGGTCACGTCGCTACCGAACATCCCGAAGAAGTGGCCTAGTTCCGCCGCGATATACCCGCCACCGACGATGACTAGGTGGTCCGGCGGTTCCTCCAACTGGAGCGCCTGCTTGCTAGTGAGGTAATTAACTCCCTCGATGCCCTCGATGGGTGCAGTCCACGGTCGGGACCCGGCGGCGATGAGGACCGTGTCCGCTCGGAGCCGAGCGCCGTCGTCCTCACCGCCTTCGACCTCCACCGTCCGCTCGTCCACGAAGTAGGCTTCGCCGTCGAACAGTTCGTGCTGTGACGACGACTCCAGTCCGTTACGGATGGACGCCGCGTCGCCGTGGACCTCCTCGTTGACCTTTCGGACGATATCGTCGAACGCGACGTCGGTGACCTCCGCCGAAATGTCGAACTCCTCGGCGCGCTCCACCGTCTCGACGATGTCGGCGTGGTACAGCAGCATCTTCGAGGGGATGCAACCCCGGTTCAGACATGTCCCGCCGAGTCGCCCCTTTTCGACAACCGCGACTGATTGTCCCTGATTCGCCGCCACGTTTGCCACGTCCAGTCCGGACCCGGACCCGATGACGAGAAAATCAAACTCCTTCATGTTCCTCGTAGGAGCGCGCGAGTGATGAAAGCTCTCGCCGCGCCCATCCTCGCCGGTACTCCGAGCCCGCTTCGTTGAAACTCACCTCTGATGACAAGAACAAATCGGCTATGAACAATGCGGAGCGTGTATTGAGCAGTAGAGTCGTTGAGTACGTTCTGATGTATTGGTTGAATGGAGACGGAACGTGTTATCGACACTGCTTTTATTTGTTACGGTGAGCAAGTCGTTGCTAATGGTTGCGGTTCGTGATGCAACTGCTAGTGATTGCGAAGCAATCTACGAGGTTCACGTTGCTTCGATCGCGGAGTCGATACCTCAGAGTACTCCGACGAGGAGATGGAGGTCTGGGAATCAGGCCCCTCGCCACAGAGGTATTCAGTTTCAGAACAGGATTCTGCGTTCTTAGTGGCTGAAGTCGAGTCGGAAATCGTCGGGTTTGCGGAAGTCTCGTTGAATGACCCAGAACTCGATAAACTCTACGTCCATCCCGCCAATCAACGACAGGGTATCGCACGAACGTTGGTCGAAGCAATTGAACAGCGAGTGCGAGACCACGGAGGCGGCTCGCTATACGTGGAGGTGTCTCTGAATGCCGTCCCGTTCTACGAACAGACTGGCTTTCAACGAACAGGTACTTACGAGAAAACGGTCGCCGTCGATACCGAGTCGGTCGAAATGACGATGGTCGATATGAGGAACGCTCTTCGATAAATTCGCACCACAAATTAATTGCTAATACTCTTACTCCACCGAACGAACTTCTTGAGTTAAGGCGGTTAATGCAGAGCGTAAATATCTCCACTCGCTATTGGCCCGGCGGTGTCGCACCACACTGGTTAAATCCCCAACTCCGAGAAGGAAACTCATCGAAGACGCTCAAGAAGTCGGTCGTCCGGACACCACTCGGTAAGCTTAAATCGACACTTCGGATGGGACGAACGTCCCGATCGATACCGTGTATAACGACACCGTCGCGATTCCCAGCAGGGAAGTGTCCAATACTTCGAGTGGGAGGAGAATCATCCCAATCGCGACCGCCACAATAATCAGCATATACATTGGGTCGATTGTGTCGAGTCGGAATTGATTCGACCGGTGTCGAACCGCATCAATGCCATGGGGCATCATCCGGGTTGACGATGCGTTTGCGCTCCTCGATGGCATCGAGTTTTGCCACGTCTTCGTCATCAAGTTCGAGAGCGAGGCTCAGCCAGTTCTCTCGAAGGTGGTCTTTGGTCGTAGCTCTGGGAATAGCGGTTACGTTTTTCTCCCGAAGCCATGCGAGGCTGACCTGTTCAGGTGTCGCGCTGTGTTTCCTCGCGACTTC
Above is a window of Halorussus limi DNA encoding:
- a CDS encoding FAD-dependent oxidoreductase; this translates as MGAESRYIGFEISVRHQRRHPGRHGPNRRAQGRYFQSIREGAYKNVEGNENIDFVEGHGVFESPHEVRVDDHTLSAERVVINTGARPAKPTIDGLNNVEVHDSIDLLDLDVIPDSLAVIGGGYVGCEYAQIYNRFASNVTVFQRGDRLPPPGRGPGGKRGHRDCLRRRRDHRPDQCTRDGTSRGRRRHPRRRQWYQHNHCLR
- a CDS encoding DsrE family protein, translating into MAKAAVIILAGTESHADLGRIVNGLETAKEFAETEGDDVELIFDGAGTQWVPKLEDEDHDYHDLYQSVRDDMAVCDYCAGAFGVGDAVDEAGAVRLDENEGHPSIRDLVDDDYEIITF
- a CDS encoding putative quinol monooxygenase, giving the protein MLVVHAIFPIDPDSHDEALDRITSLAEQSRNENGVIDYRVATDVEDSNVFRFFEQYEDEAAFEAHAETDHFQEFEKALPDLLAGEPEVMKFDVADASSVEL
- a CDS encoding dihydrolipoyl dehydrogenase, which codes for MKEFDFLVIGSGSGLDVANVAANQGQSVAVVEKGRLGGTCLNRGCIPSKMLLYHADIVETVERAEEFDISAEVTDVAFDDIVRKVNEEVHGDAASIRNGLESSSQHELFDGEAYFVDERTVEVEGGEDDGARLRADTVLIAAGSRPWTAPIEGIEGVNYLTSKQALQLEEPPDHLVIVGGGYIAAELGHFFGMFGSDVTIIGRRPHLLPSADEEVAEAFTDRYAERFDVYTGYEAVTATESEEGITVDARTYPQGEDSESSDESVSVTGDELLVATGRTPNSDTLNLKAAGVKTDADGFIETDEYLRTTADGVWALGDIVGEYLLKHNANHEAQTVARNIFGEDLEPIDYTAIPFAVFGSPEVAGVGAHEEALRAADREYATNTYRFEDTARGDAMHAEGFVKVLIDLEGEILGCHIIGPDASTLIQEVVVAMKAGSGTVQDIRESVHIHPALPEVVQRAFAGQFSRGGNSQHHHH
- a CDS encoding GNAT family N-acetyltransferase, translated to MRSNLRGSRCFDRGVDTSEYSDEEMEVWESGPSPQRYSVSEQDSAFLVAEVESEIVGFAEVSLNDPELDKLYVHPANQRQGIARTLVEAIEQRVRDHGGGSLYVEVSLNAVPFYEQTGFQRTGTYEKTVAVDTESVEMTMVDMRNALR